The following nucleotide sequence is from Nitrospira sp..
CAACACGTTGACGGACGTGACGTCGTCGATTTTCTTGACGGCCACCGTCAAGCGGGCCCGCTCGATGTTGCCGAACCCCTCACGCCGGAACACCCCATAGGGCTGCTTCCGACCTTCCATTTCAATCCATGCGGTTTCAATGGTCCCATCGGTCTTGTTGAGCCCGGTGATGGAGTAACCCTTCGTCGATTCCACCGCTGCCTCCCAGACGGTATCGTAGGAGCAGACGAAGTAGGAATTTTGTCCGCCGGTGAGGCCGGCACAGGCAGTCAACGCCAACAGCGGCACAACGAGCAGAAGGCCCATAGGTCGTGTTCCGTACATCAAGTCATCCTCTTGCGGGGAGGCTTTCTCGAGAGAAAGCCTCCCCGCCAACTCCCTAGAAATAGGTGGCTGCCGATATCACGAAGGCACTATCGTGAATCCGTTGTTCCGTATTGGGATTAAATGCCATCGGCTGATATTGATAGCTCATCTTGAAGACTGTGTCCTGGATGGGTCGATAGTTCAAACCGAAGGAAAACTGCTGCAGATTACCCCAGCCCCCTGTGCCATTGAAGTTATCCAGATCGGTGTTCACCCTGTCGTACCGGAATACAGCTGTGAAGGTGGAACCCTCACCAAACCGCTTCGGGGAAAGTTTTGTCAAGAACGCCGGCATGAAGTGATAGTTGCCCTGGATATAAAAGCCGCTTCCGCGCTGCGGCGGGATTCCAGGGCCGCTATTGCCGGGTATCCCCGTCAGGAGTGAGCCTGGGGCAAATCCAATCGTGTTGCCGTTAATAGCTCGTGCGTTTCCCCTTGCATAGGACCAGGCTGCTTCGCCGATCAGTTCAAATGGTCCCCGCTGAAGCGTCCAGTCGAGGGCGAAAATACTGAGAGGGTTGTAACTTGAGTTGGGTGCTCCATTGCCATAATAACCAGACCCCGCCACTTCGACTCCGAGCATAGGACTGAACGCCATGCGTCCGACAACTGCCTTACCGTTGTTGAGATCCAGTCCATCGTCAGCCGGGCACTTCCGCTGCCGTGCCCCTCGTGTGCCACTTGCCTCGTTGATTCTAGGAGTTCCGTCGTTGTCGTATGAGCATGGTCCCGTCGTGAAATAGAACTCGTAGTCCAGCTTGCCGGTTCTTCCTGGATAAAAGGTTCCGTAGAATCCCGCTCCGGTTTCAGACATGGTGCTAGGAATAACCAGCCGACTGACCAAGGGACGATCGGTGAGGTCATTGAGCGGGGAATCATGCAGCAGGTTAAACTTGCCGATCGGAAGCAGCAAAATTCCGGCGCGAACGTTGATAGGTTCCGCGACGAGGTAATCGATAGTGGCAAATTCTATCCCGACTTCTATTCCTTGCGTGGAATCCTCACGAATGCCGTGCTCAAACTCAATTTCAGACGCGAACTTCACGTGCTCTGTGATGTCCGCATAGATAAAGGGGACGAACCTCTGCTGATCGAAACTGTTCGTTGTGCCGCCATAGCCGTTCTCGATGCTTGCTTGGCGTTGGGCGCGGAATTGAATATCCGCGTAGCCGCCCACAATCGCCTTCGGTGACGACACGAAGGGCTTGGCATACACCAACCGGCCAGACCCGGTTGACCCGAAGGAAAGAGGCGCTTGCTGCTCCCTCCGGCGCTCCTTCGCGACCTCCGGCAGAGAGCCGATCCCTGGCTGGGTCTCTTCACCCGGGGGACCCTCCTTCTGTTCGCCAAGTCCCTCGTGGCGGTCGCGTTCTTGCAGGCGTTTTTCCACTGCTTCATCGACCATCTTCTTGATCTCCTCCGGGGTCATCTCTGCAGCCCACACTGGCATGACTGTCAGGCCGGCGATGACGAGAGCCCCGAGGATTGACCGCATTTTCATCGGTATCCTCCCTTGTGAGTAAGGTTGTGGTCTGACTCGGGACTCGATGGTCTCTGGCCTTTAAGCAAACAAAAGAGATGTAGTCGTGTAATGGAAGTGCGGTCGCTGCGCCTCCTTTCGCACAATGAATCATCATGTTCCGGTCCCCCAGCCTTCAATCGAGGAAAAGGGAATCACGACGATGCGCTTGCAGCGTTTGCACTTCAGCTCCAGCCCTTGCTCGCACACCTTGGCGATCAATTGTCCGCATTCACAGCGAGTTTCCTGGCCCTTGGCCCGATGGCGCTCGGGCACGTGCGTCATAATCATTGTGATAGTTGATCGGCTTTGGAATTGAGAACAGTTATTAATATCGCCGGCGAATCTATACCTACTCAGTGTTTGGTGTCAAGGGGAGGGCCATCGATCACATGAACGCCGAATGAGCGGAGAGCGCTGCTCTGCGGATAGCGTATAATGACGGCATGTCGGTGGGATGGAATTCATTGCTCAGAGGACTTGCAACGACGACGTTGCTCCTCCCGGGTTGTGCCTCGTATCTACCGGCCATTCCCGATCCCGAACTTGTTCACGGGACGGTGGTTGTTGGTCGAGCATCAGTGGTCATTACAGGAGAACGCGCTCGTTTGTACATGCCTGAAATCCGTTTCTTCGAGATTCAGAACCGCCGGACGCACGAACGGTTTATCGTGGAGATGAATTCGGCAAACGAGCGATTTGTCCTGCCGCTTCACCCAGGAGAGTATGAGTTGGACCGTGTTCAGATCAGCGAAGGACCGTTCCTGTCGATGGCTCAGTTGACTGTGACCTTTCTCGTGAAGAATGACCTCATCACCTACGTCGGGTTTTGGCGGTTTGGAGCGGATTCCCCCAAATATGGGCGCATGCTCAGCCTGTCAATGGAAGATGTAGAGGATGACCGCACCCGTGCGGCCGAATTCTTGATGCAGACCTACCCATCGTTGGACACACAAACAGTCGTGAGTGTCCTGCCAAATCCTCCCAGTTTTCAGGCGCGTCTGTTCGAAGTCATGCCGTACCCGCGCTATCCCACCTATTTTCGCCGGCAGTGGTGGTAAGGACATTCTGCCGCTATGAGGTTGCCAGGCGGAGATGATCTCAGAAAAGCGATGGTCAGCCTTGTACTTACCGGTTTGGTCGGCTGCGTGGAGGTGTCACCCGTTCCCGAGTCTGTCGTTGTCAAGCGGACGCAGATGCACATGGGGACGCTGGTTTCGATTACCGCAGTGGCGTCCGATAAGAAGGTGGCGCAAGGGGCGATTCAGGCTGGGTTCGATGAAATCAAACGTCTCGAACGGTTGTTGAGTACCTGGAGTTCCGCAAGCGAACTATCCCACGTCAATGATGCAGCTGGTCGTCATCCTGTCGAAGTCAGCCGGGAGACCTTCGACATCGTGGCGCGATCCATCGAGATAGCTCGCCTGACGCAAGGGGGGTTCAATATCGCCGTCGGTCCTGCCGTCGACTTGTGGAGTGTTACCGAGCGACAGTACATTCCGAGCGATGCCGAGTTGGATCAGCTCAAGGCTCTGGTCGATTGGACGAACATTCAGCTCGATCGGGATGCCCGGACGATCTTCCTACCTTGCGGGGGAATGCGGATCGATGTGGGCGGAATTGGAAAGGGCTATGCCGCAGACCATGCGGTCGATGAAATGAAACAGGCCGGCGCACAGGGAGGAGTTGTTGCCTTGTCTGGCGATATCAAAACGTTCGGCGCGCTCCCAGACGCAGGAGGATTCCCGGTAGGTATCAATCATCCTCGTGAAGAAGGGGCGCTGATTGCCGTTATCGACCTGAAGGATGAGGCCATTTCAACGGCCGGAGATTACGAACGGTTCTTTGAACGGGACGGTGTTCGCTACCATCATATCCTGGACCCCCAAACCTTGCAGCCGGCACGTGATTGTCAGAGCGTCACAGTCATCGCCAAGGATGGTACGATGGCTGATGGTTTGGACACAGGGATTTTTGTGTTGGGGCCTGAGCGCGGGATGGCCTTGGTGGAACGCTTGCCGCATGTTGAGGCGATCATCATCGACCATGAAGGAAAGATGACCGTTTCATCCGGGCTCCGTGATCGGCTGCGTGCGCCATAGCGGGTTGCAACTTCCTCTGGTAGCGTGTGAACGCGGAGACGAGATATGCCGCAATGATGGCGACCCTACGACGCTCGCGATACTTGCTGCGGATCGGATCAGGACGGTTCCGCAGTAGCCTCGAATCGTTTATCACAGCCGAACGACCTCCAAGCTGACCTGCTGAAAGCCTAGGCCACGAATCTCATCGACCAGCGCGACGAATTTTTCGAGCAATGTGACCTTGTCCGCTCGCACGACCACGGCCGATTCGCGAGCTCTGGCGGCCAAGACCGATGGGAGGCCCCCGGATGGAACCGGAGCATCATTTAGAAACAAGTTTCCATCCGCAGTCAATGAAATCACGATGGGAACATCCTTGTGGTCGCTGACCTCTTTGGCCTTAGCCAAGTTGACGGGAATCTGTCCCGTGCTGATGAAGGTGGCGGTGGTCAGCACGATGACGAGAAGGACCAACATGACATCCACGAGCGGGATGACGTTGATTTGATCAATGTTCCGTTCCATGTTGCACTCCATACTCAGTCAGAAGTTCGGTGACGCGACGCCGAAGCACATTGTTCATCACGACGCAGGGAATGGCGACTAATAGACCGATGGCAGTCGCCTTCAATGCCAGACTCAAGCCGATCATGATGGTGTTGACCGCCATCGTTCCCGACGTTCCCATCGTGTGGAACGTCAACATGATTCCCAGGACAGTTCCGAGCAGGCCGATATACGGAGCATTGGCGGCCACTGTGCCGATAATCACGAGGCGCTTGGTCAACGTGATTTCCAGCAGCCGGGCATTTGAAAACTGTGAGAAATTGACCCGTCGGTAGAAGAGCCAGCGTTCGACGGCAACCGCGACAGACCAGAGGCTCAGGGCCAGCAAGAGCCCGATGATCCCATAATCAATGGTATTCTTCAGCGCATCCATCATAACTCCTTACTAATGTGAAAATATGGTTCGATCCGGTAGGCTGGGAGCCAGCACATCGTTTTATTCATGGCAGACCGGAAGGGAAACTGTCAATCCACAACACGGATCGCTTCGATCCGGTTTCTACGAACGAGAAGACTGTTCGGCAGGAAACACCACAGTGTGCGTGGCAGAGACGCGGAGTTCCACGGCGGTCCCTTCCTCGTAGAGGCTGGTTGAGCTTTCGCTGCTGTGGACCATCTGTCCGGAGGGCAGACGGATCGTATAGAGGTTCTCCGAACCTCGGAACAGGCGAGCCGCAATACGCGGCTTCGCCGATTTGTTGGGCACCAGCTGGATGTCGTCGGGGCGAATCATCACGACGACTTCGCTTTCCTCGGGGCGATTGAGGGTATTGGGGAACTCTCCGAGTTCAGTATGGACCAGGCCCTCGCGGACCTGTCCGGTGATAAAGTCGGCTTGGTCCACAAAATCGGCCACGAACCTTGTAGCCGGAAGATGGTAAATGAGCTCCGGCGAATCCAACTGTTCGAGCATTCCCTGATTGAGTACGGCGATGCGGTCGGCCATGGCAAAGGCTTCGTGGTGATCGTGCGTCACGAGAATCGTCGTGGTTTTCATCCGATGCAACAGGGCATGGAGCTCTTGCCGCATGCGGCCGGCCATATCGGGATCCAGGTTGCTGAACGGCTCATCCAGGAGGAGCAAGACGGGATGCTGCACGAGAGCGCGTGAAAGGGCCACTCGTTGCTGTTGTCCTCCCGATAACTCATGCGGGTAACGTCGGTCGAGTCCTTCGAGGCCGGTCAGCCGCAGCATGTCTTGGACACGACATCTCCGCTCCGCCCGCGACAGGTGGCGGAGCCCGAAGGCGATGTTGTCGGCGACGCGCAAATGTGGAAAGAGCGCGTACTCTTGAAAGACCATGCCTACTCGGCGGTCCTCCGTCGGAATCGTTTCCGAGGAGGATGAGACTAACCGGCCTGACAAAAAAATCTGTCCGACCTGCACCGGTTCGAGACCCGCGATCGCCCGCAAAATGGTCGTCTTGCCGCAGCCTGATGGACCGAGCAGACAGAGAATTTCACCTTCCTGCGCGGAAAATGAAATATCGTGGATCGCAGGCCTGCTTGGATCATAGGCACAGGACACGGCACGAAGCTCCAAGATGGAAGAGGCCGGCTGGTAGAGATTCACTTGGCCGTCGAGCTGTTCGGCATCCACCTGTGCGATGTGCGATGGTTCGTTCATGGTAGTTCTACGCTGCCCGCCAATCACGGGAGAGCAATAAGACCAGCGCCGGTAAGCCGACGAGCACGATCAATAACGCGGATGGAGCCGCCAGCTGATAGTACTCTTCGCTTGCCTCCAGCCAGACACGAATTGCCAGGGTGTCGAATCCCACCGGTCGCAGCAGCAACGTTGCCGGGAGTTCTTTCATCGTCTGCAAAAAGATCAAGACCCACGCCACGATGACTCCGTTGCGGATGAGGGGTAACGTCACGCGACGCCAGGTTTCTCGGACGGTAAGCCCCAGGGTGCGGGCGACTTCCTCCAAATTAGGCGTGATTTGTTGAATCGATGGTTCGAGCGACTGGAGGCCGACTGGGAGAAAATGTAGGACATAGGCGACGATCAATACGATCACTGTACCATACAAGAACGGGAGGACTTTGAGAAAGAGGACCAACACCGCGAGCGCAGCGACTGGTCCTGGTAGGACGTACCCGGCGTAAGCAGCCTGCAAACAGCCGACATTGAGCCAGGTCGGTTTGCGGCTAGCCAGGTAGGCAAGGGGTAGTCCGACGAACACTCCTGCCGTGGCTGCCAGGGTCGACAGCAAGGCGCTGTTCCACACAAACCCGAAGAAGCGGGCGTCGAGGATTGCCTGGGCTTCCGGGGACAGGCTCCATATCACCAGTAGATAGGCCGGGATTCCAAAGGCCAAGCCGATGACGGTGGCCAAGCATGCCGTCAGAGCGGCAGCGTGCAACCATCGGCACCGGATTCGTTGCGGTGTCCGAAAGCGTCCGGAGGTCTGGTAAAACCGGCTCTTTCGACGAAACCATCGTTCGGTCAATAAGAACAGGAGCGCCAGGATGACCAATAAGATGCTTAGGATGCTCGCTGCCTGATTGTCGGACCGGCCGGTCATTTGCTGAAACACGGCGTAGGTCAGTGTTTGGTAGCGCAGTAGGGAGACGGCACCGAAATCTGAGACGACGTACAGGATGACCAGGGCGAGACCGGCGACGATGGACGGGCGTAGCAATGGGAGGGTGACGAACAGCGTTCTGTGAAGTGGTGAGGCGCCACAGGTACGGGCCACTTCCTCAAACGACACGTTAAAACTCAGCAGCGCACTACGTGTGAGCAGATAGACGAAAGGAAACGTGTCGAGCGCCATTACGATGGTGACGCCCCAAAAACTTTGCGGTGAGATGATTCTGGCCTGAGGTCCTGCGAGCATCTGCCAGAGCTGTTCGACTGGGCCGCCGAATCCCAAGAGATAGTTGTAGATATAGGCCAAGACGTACGTCGGCATGGCCAGCGGCAACACGAGACCAACTTCCCACAGGCGGCGGCCAGGGAATTCGAATCGCGTGACCATCCAGGCGGTTGATACGCCGAGCACGAAGGTGAGCAAGGCCACGGCACCGGCCAGTGAAACCGTATTCAACAGCAGCTCAGGGACACGGGTGGTCCAGAGACGATGCCAAATCGCAACATCGGCCGACAAGGCAAGGACAGTGACATAGCCCAATGGCAGGAGGATCAGTGTCGCGCCGGCGAGGACTGCGAGTTGTAGAGGAGAGACAGATGGTCGGTGTATGGCAATCACTGGGAGCTTGGGGAGTTACCGCATCCCCACCTGCTCGATGAGAAGCAATGTGGGTTCCCGCAGTTCGGCCAGCTTGCTCAAAGGCACCAGGGCCGCTCGAAAGCTCTTGCGTTCGATCAGAGCTGGGTCGGCCTTGACCTCAGGATGGAGTGGGTACTCCTTGTCGAGGTCGGCGAACAGCTTCTGACCGGCTTGTGCCACGAGAAACTCCACGAGCAATTTGGCGTTCTCCAAGCGGGGAGTGTGTTTTAGAATGCCGATGCCCGCCACATTCATGATGGCGCCCATGCCTCCTTCCTGTTGATCGGGCATCAATACCGCCAGCGGAGCAGTGGGTTGTGTCGCGAGATGTCGGTACACGTAATAGTGATTGACGATACCCATGGCGACCTGACCCTTCGCGACGGCCTCGACGATCTGCGAGCTCTTTTGATAAACCCTGGTGCCGGCATTGTCCCGAAGGCCTTCAAGAAATTTCCTGGTTTGATCGTCACCGACGCTCGCGCGGATGACCGACACACCCGCTTGCAAATATTCGCTGCCGGCGTTCGGAATGGCGATCTTGTCCTTCCATTTCGGGTTGGCCAAGTCCAGCAACGACGTGATCTGATCGGGTTTCACCATCGTCGTGTTGTACACAACGATCCAAAACCGTCCTGACAAACCGACCCAACTGCTGTCCGATGCGCGAAACTGGGGAGGGATGGCCCGTTCGACCTCCCGCATGTTCAATGGGCGAAGGAGTCCCGCAGCGCGAGCCATTTCCAGACTGCCGGCATCGTTGGTAATAAAGACATCGGCAGGGCTGCGCTTCCCTTCTGCCTTCATTCGATTCACCAACTCCATGGTGCCGGAGGAGAGCAACTCTATTTGAATACCGGTCTTCGCGGTAAACTCATCGAGTACCGGTTTGATCAGCCGTTCAGCTCGACCGGAATAGACGGTCAATTTCTCGGCAGCCGATGCGAAGGGCGGCATGATCAACCAAAAGAGCGCGAGGATGCAGGCAACTGAAACACCGAGGAGCTTGAGTTGAGAGGCAATAGCCGTGGCGCGAGGTGAACGTCGGTAAAATAAACGCATGACCAACCCTTCTGTCTAGGTGGAGGGGAGTTGAAACCGGCAAGCCGCCTTAAAAAAACGAATACCAGAAACGGCAACAGGGGTCAATGACGGCAGCGAGAGCAGAGTCCGTAGAGCTCGAGGCGGTGAGTTTGGATGGTAAAACCGTTCCGCGATGCCACTTCTTCCTGAAGCCGCTCAATGTCGCAGTTCTCGAACTCCACTATTTTCCCACAGCCTGTGCAAATAAGATGGTCATGATGGCCCTTATGCGACACATTGTCGAACTGGGTTTGCGTACCGAAGTGCCTGGCCTGGGCCAGGCCTGCGTCGCAGAAGAGATTGAGTGTACGGTAGATGGTCGCGAGGCCCAGGTGAGGATCTTTGCGCGCCAGCTGATGGTACATCGCTTCGGCCGTGATGTGTTCCTGCTTCAGAAAGGCATCGAGGATCAATTCACGCTGCCGCGTAAATTTGAGCTGGTGCTTCCCAAGATGCTCCTTCAGGACCTCCATTTCTTTGACATGTTTCGCCATCATGATCAGACCGAGCCTCCTAGACGGAGAATTAAAGACGAAACTGAGCAGCCGGTCAAGAGTGTCTTTGTCGGATGGATAGCCATCGCCAATTCCCTTTGACGGCTGCTTCCCCGGCTGTCTATAGTGAAGCCCCACGGATTTACGGCCGTGATTCCTGATGGTACTTTGGCGACACCTCGCCGAAGCCTGTTCCCCTTCGCCAAGGCTTCGGCGGACACTCGCTGCGCTTAGCTAACAGCCGTGGTTCCTGCTCAGGCGGGTGAAGCGCTCACGCACATCGCAAGGAGACCTTGAGAACACCCAGCCAAATCACGGTTGATCGTGCGCTGCTTCTCTATGTTCTGCAGCTCGCAGAGCCCTACGATGGGATGAGCGATGTGAAGTTGCAGCAGCTCTGTTTTCTGTGCGAACTCCAAACCTTTGCCAAGGGCTTGAAAGCCTTCCATTTCGAATTCTTTCGCTTCGCATACGGAGCCTTCAGCAAAGATCTCGATAACGACCTGACCTCCCTCCGTCGGAAAGGGCGGATCGAGAATTTCACGGTATCGGATCAGGTGAAGGAGGAGGCGATACCGTTACTCCTGAACGCAATCGAAGGGGTGGAGGCCAACGAGAAGGCCAAAGACATTGTCGATGCCGTCGTCGCAGCCTATGGACATCAAGACAGCGGTACCATCACGAATTCCGTCGAATCGGTTCAGCTGAGCACACCCCAGGACCCTGAGCTCAAGATTCCCATTCGAGATATTGTGTTCCACACCACGCTGCTCGTCCCGCACCGGATCGAGGTGCAGGCTGAAGTTGCATTGTCTCCGGCCATCCTCGGAAAGCTCAACGCCGCCATGGGCTATGACAGCCGACCAGTCATAGATGCTCAGAGTTGGTAGAGCTCGCCGTATTTCTTTTCAACATAGTTGAGAAAAGGCTCGGGACTTATGGTCGAACCGGTCACACGTTGCGCGAGGTGGGCTGGCGTGAACATGCGGCCCCAGCGGTGAATTTTCTGTTCCAGCCACCGGCGCAAGATCAGTAACCGACCGGCTGCAATCTCATCCTCCAAATGTGAAATCTCTAGCTTGGCCTGCTCGAAGAATTGCACGGAATAGAGGTTGCCCAAGGTGTACGTGGGGAAATACCCGAAGGCGCCGAACGACCAGTGCACGTCCTGCAGCACCCCTTCCGCGTCGGAAGTCGGAACGATGCCCAAATAGTCCTTCATCTTCTGATTCCAGATCGCCGGCAAGTCGTCGGGCTGAGTCTTGTTTTCCACGAGCGCTTGCTCGATCTCGAACCGCAGCATGATATGGAGATTGTAGGTCAGCTCGTCGGCTTCCACACGGATCAACGACGGCTTCACGCGATTGATGGCGGCATAGAACCGGTCTATATCTACGCCGCCCAGTTGATGGTGAAACGTCTGCTGTAAAATCGGGTAGAAAAAGCGCCAAAAGGCTCGCGAACGTCCGACGCAATTTTCCCAGAGGCGAGACTGGCTTTCATGGATGCCCAGGGAGACCGAATCGCCCAATGGCGTGCCGAAATACCGTTGATCCAGGCCTTGGTCATACAGCCCATGCCCTCCTTCATGGATGCAGCTGAAGAGGCAGGATTGTAATTCATGTTCGTGGACGCGGGTCGTCACGCGCACGTCGGTCGGGTGAAACGAGGTTGTGAAGGGATGGGCCGAGAGATCCAGTCTGCCGCGCTCGAAGTCATAGCCCATCGCGATCAAGACCAATCGGCCGAACTCCAGCTGTCGAGTTTGGTCATAAGAATGGCGCAATACTTCGTCATCGATGTGAACGGGGCTCTGAGTGATTCGCTTCAGCAAGGGCACGAGACGCGCTTTGACTGCGGCAAACACCGGCTGGAGGCCGGCTATGGTCGCGCCTGGTTCATAGACATCCAACAGGGCGTTGTAGGGCGAATCCTGATATCCGAGATACTCGGCTTCCTCCCGCTTGAGCTGCAGCACCGTCCGGAGGTTCGGTAGAAACATCGCGAATCTATTTTGGTCTTTTGCCTCCGCCCACACTTGCTGGGCCAGCGAACATTCGCGGCTCAGCTTCACGACGAAATCGGATGGTAGCTTCTTCGCGCGGCTGAAATCCCGCCACACTTCGCGCAAGAGCGAGCGTGACGGCTCATCCCACGTCTCACCAGATTGGTCGGCTGTCTGGCCGGTAGCAGGATCGACCCATTGAGCCAAGAGCTGCTGAACGTCCGGCGAGACCAATTTCTGATGGGCCAGGCCCTGAAGCACGGCGATCTGTTCAGCTCGCGCTTCCCCCCCGCCGACCGGCATATAAGTTTCTTGATCCCAAGACAAGACCGAGGCGGCGCTATTGATGCGTTGAATTTCAAGCAGTCTGGTCGTAAGGGGTTCCAACGTCGCGAGCGTCTTCAATCCGGTCTCCTTCCCACTATGTTAAGATCCGCTCATGATTCGGCTGTTGTGCGCAGTGTACGCAACCACATCGGTCTTTTCAAATTGCTGAAGGGAATACGATGAAACAATTGATTCCGTCCGACATCGAAACGTACGCCGAAGCCCATTCCATCCCGGAGTCCTCGGTCTGTCGTGCGCTGCGTGAAGAGACCCATCGGACCATGGAGCACTCCCAGATGCTGGTCGGTCCTTTGGAAGGGGCCTTCCTCAAAATGATGACGCAGTTGGTGGGCGCGAAGCGCGTGCTCGAGATCGGGATGTTTACCGGCTACAGCGCGTTGTGCTTTGCTGAAGCCCTGCCGGAAGATGGGACTGTGATCACCTGCGAAATCGATGAGAAGTCGGCGACGCTGGCGAGGCGCTTTATCGCGCAATCGCCTTTTGGAGGCAAGATCAGCATCCGAATGGGACCGGCTCTTGATACCATGAAAACACTGAACGGCCCCTTTGACCTGATCTTCATCGATGCCGATAAAACTAATTATCTCAATTATTACCGACGGTCGCTCGACCTGCTTGCCCCAAAGGGCGTGATCTTGATCGACAACGTGCTCTGGAGCGGCGAAGTCTTGAAACAGCCGCCGCATGACGAATCCACCGCCGCCATTCAGGAACTCAATCGGACCGTAGCAGCTGATCTCCGCGTCACCGCCGTCCTGGTCACGATTCGCGATGGGATTTTTGTGATAAGAAGGGCAGAAAGTTCCAAATCGCGGTGACGAGAGCGCTACGCAGATCAACCTCGGGGCAAGATGTTAAAACCTTCTCGACGCCCAGCCTCTCGCAGTCGTTGGTCGAGGCACACAAACTCTCGTTGAGATGGATTGCCTTGACACCATACCAGGGCCGCCGCTAATTGCAGGGAATCGGCGGCTCGTAAGGGATGCAGTCGCAAGACGCGAGCGGCCTGCTCCCGCACAGCTTCACCCGGTTCTACCTCTGTCCAAGCGGCCACCAAGGCTCGTAGGATAACTTGTGCCTGCTTATCTTCTTCGATACCAAGAGCCTCCTCTCGTCTCAGTCTTGCGAGAGCCGACAGGCACTCAATCGGCGAGGCCCACCACGCGACGATGGATTGGTCTGTCTGAAGCAGTTTTCTGAGAGAGGGACTTTCGCGTTCCTGAAGACACAGCGGGAGCAGAGCGGAAGCGTCCCAAAACTTCATCGCCCCTCTGACCGATCCGTCAGGAGTGCTTTGAGCCCTCGACCCTGTCGATCTTTGGGCCGGGGCAGTTTCCAGAAGCCGGCCGGTAATTTGCCGGTTCCCAAGCGAACCAGCCCGGCACGAGCGAGATCGCGCAGGGTGTCACTCTCATGACTGTCTTTCGACAGGGGCACGAGCTTCGCGATAGGCTTCCCTCGCTCGACCACCAGTACCTCGTCACCGGCTTTGACCTTGGCAAGACAGGCACTCAGGGTGGCTTTCAGCGTCGAAACTGCCGCACGTTTCATGACGACTCCTTAGTGCATGTGCATGTGACCAATATAGTCCATTCAGGTGATTCCGTGCAAGGAAAGGCAGGGTTGAGCTAATCGTTCGGGCCAGCGTGTTCAGGCTGTTCTCAAAGGGCCGAGTCGAGAACGCGACGACAAGAAAGGCAGGCTTGAGTGTCTCATGCCTCCCGAGTCGATCAAGCCCTGGTTCCCTAACCCTTCCTACTTATGGTATCTGTACAGGTCTCTACGGTATCTACTTTGATACGTCGTTATGGCGATACACATTCATCGCCGGTGCCGTCACACCATAAAGAGCGGTTCCTTGCACTGTGTGTTCACGAGTTTTCATAACACTCGTGAACGTCTCGTGAAATTGCGTTTGTAGACGAGAAACAAGGCAGTGGGATGCGTTTGAAGGGGTTGGCATGGTGGGCATGTTGCGAACTTTTAATTCCTGTGACACTCCGCTCGCCCTGAGCTGGTCGAAGGGCGGTCGGACACGTGTCGTTCAGTTCATGATTCGACGTGCTCACCATGACCGGACTTGTAGGACCGAGCACAGAGTATGAGCAGGATACTGATCTCCTATCGCCGCGAGGATAGTGCCG
It contains:
- a CDS encoding biopolymer transporter ExbD, with protein sequence MERNIDQINVIPLVDVMLVLLVIVLTTATFISTGQIPVNLAKAKEVSDHKDVPIVISLTADGNLFLNDAPVPSGGLPSVLAARARESAVVVRADKVTLLEKFVALVDEIRGLGFQQVSLEVVRL
- a CDS encoding TonB-dependent receptor; protein product: MKMRSILGALVIAGLTVMPVWAAEMTPEEIKKMVDEAVEKRLQERDRHEGLGEQKEGPPGEETQPGIGSLPEVAKERRREQQAPLSFGSTGSGRLVYAKPFVSSPKAIVGGYADIQFRAQRQASIENGYGGTTNSFDQQRFVPFIYADITEHVKFASEIEFEHGIREDSTQGIEVGIEFATIDYLVAEPINVRAGILLLPIGKFNLLHDSPLNDLTDRPLVSRLVIPSTMSETGAGFYGTFYPGRTGKLDYEFYFTTGPCSYDNDGTPRINEASGTRGARQRKCPADDGLDLNNGKAVVGRMAFSPMLGVEVAGSGYYGNGAPNSSYNPLSIFALDWTLQRGPFELIGEAAWSYARGNARAINGNTIGFAPGSLLTGIPGNSGPGIPPQRGSGFYIQGNYHFMPAFLTKLSPKRFGEGSTFTAVFRYDRVNTDLDNFNGTGGWGNLQQFSFGLNYRPIQDTVFKMSYQYQPMAFNPNTEQRIHDSAFVISAATYF
- a CDS encoding FAD:protein FMN transferase, with the translated sequence MRLPGGDDLRKAMVSLVLTGLVGCVEVSPVPESVVVKRTQMHMGTLVSITAVASDKKVAQGAIQAGFDEIKRLERLLSTWSSASELSHVNDAAGRHPVEVSRETFDIVARSIEIARLTQGGFNIAVGPAVDLWSVTERQYIPSDAELDQLKALVDWTNIQLDRDARTIFLPCGGMRIDVGGIGKGYAADHAVDEMKQAGAQGGVVALSGDIKTFGALPDAGGFPVGINHPREEGALIAVIDLKDEAISTAGDYERFFERDGVRYHHILDPQTLQPARDCQSVTVIAKDGTMADGLDTGIFVLGPERGMALVERLPHVEAIIIDHEGKMTVSSGLRDRLRAP
- the exbB gene encoding TonB-system energizer ExbB: MMDALKNTIDYGIIGLLLALSLWSVAVAVERWLFYRRVNFSQFSNARLLEITLTKRLVIIGTVAANAPYIGLLGTVLGIMLTFHTMGTSGTMAVNTIMIGLSLALKATAIGLLVAIPCVVMNNVLRRRVTELLTEYGVQHGTEH
- a CDS encoding ABC transporter ATP-binding protein, which translates into the protein MNEPSHIAQVDAEQLDGQVNLYQPASSILELRAVSCAYDPSRPAIHDISFSAQEGEILCLLGPSGCGKTTILRAIAGLEPVQVGQIFLSGRLVSSSSETIPTEDRRVGMVFQEYALFPHLRVADNIAFGLRHLSRAERRCRVQDMLRLTGLEGLDRRYPHELSGGQQQRVALSRALVQHPVLLLLDEPFSNLDPDMAGRMRQELHALLHRMKTTTILVTHDHHEAFAMADRIAVLNQGMLEQLDSPELIYHLPATRFVADFVDQADFITGQVREGLVHTELGEFPNTLNRPEESEVVVMIRPDDIQLVPNKSAKPRIAARLFRGSENLYTIRLPSGQMVHSSESSTSLYEEGTAVELRVSATHTVVFPAEQSSRS
- a CDS encoding iron ABC transporter permease — protein: MIAIHRPSVSPLQLAVLAGATLILLPLGYVTVLALSADVAIWHRLWTTRVPELLLNTVSLAGAVALLTFVLGVSTAWMVTRFEFPGRRLWEVGLVLPLAMPTYVLAYIYNYLLGFGGPVEQLWQMLAGPQARIISPQSFWGVTIVMALDTFPFVYLLTRSALLSFNVSFEEVARTCGASPLHRTLFVTLPLLRPSIVAGLALVILYVVSDFGAVSLLRYQTLTYAVFQQMTGRSDNQAASILSILLVILALLFLLTERWFRRKSRFYQTSGRFRTPQRIRCRWLHAAALTACLATVIGLAFGIPAYLLVIWSLSPEAQAILDARFFGFVWNSALLSTLAATAGVFVGLPLAYLASRKPTWLNVGCLQAAYAGYVLPGPVAALAVLVLFLKVLPFLYGTVIVLIVAYVLHFLPVGLQSLEPSIQQITPNLEEVARTLGLTVRETWRRVTLPLIRNGVIVAWVLIFLQTMKELPATLLLRPVGFDTLAIRVWLEASEEYYQLAAPSALLIVLVGLPALVLLLSRDWRAA